In the genome of Candidatus Ruthia magnifica str. Cm (Calyptogena magnifica), one region contains:
- the dnaA gene encoding chromosomal replication initiator protein DnaA, with amino-acid sequence MSQTWSQCLNTLRDSIPLSQYSVWIQPLKALENNNTLSLLAPNSQVLNYINKHLKAQIKNAVAQHNKNLKIFISIASNQNTQQHITPLFEDYTFDNLILGNANQMAYGATKQIAENIKTSPYNPFIIYGGSGLGKTHLMQAAGHLSKEKNQNIKVIYVPLMDFVRNITSSLRHNTIENIKTFYQSADLLLVDDIHLIAGKEKSQEEFFHIFNFLFNGKKQIIFTCDQSPKNIKSLENRLKTRFSQGLNLHLTPPELEMRAAILLKKSQNKRININLTEDTALFIATHIASNVRDLEGALLKLKAFVDFSKINHDFISKEIVETALGDLIKPQIKNIDINDIQKEVAKHYALTISDLSSKSRKQHMVLARQMAIFICHELSSLSLSKIGKHFGNRDHSTVLHAIKKIKEKHLENIEIKNDYELIKLKLANL; translated from the coding sequence ATGTCACAAACTTGGTCACAATGTTTAAACACTCTTAGAGACAGTATTCCCCTTTCTCAATATAGTGTATGGATACAACCCTTAAAAGCACTTGAAAACAACAACACCTTATCTTTATTAGCACCCAATTCACAAGTTCTTAATTACATTAATAAACACCTAAAAGCTCAAATCAAAAATGCGGTTGCACAACACAACAAAAATTTAAAAATTTTTATAAGTATTGCATCTAATCAAAATACCCAACAGCATATCACTCCTTTATTTGAAGACTATACATTTGATAATTTAATACTGGGCAATGCCAATCAAATGGCCTATGGCGCAACTAAACAAATTGCTGAAAATATAAAAACCTCGCCCTATAATCCTTTTATTATCTATGGAGGCTCAGGACTTGGAAAAACACACTTAATGCAAGCCGCTGGACATTTATCAAAAGAAAAAAATCAAAATATTAAAGTGATTTACGTACCCTTGATGGATTTTGTTAGAAATATTACCTCTAGCCTGAGGCACAATACTATTGAAAATATTAAAACTTTTTATCAGTCTGCTGATTTATTATTGGTTGATGATATTCATTTAATTGCAGGAAAGGAAAAATCTCAAGAAGAGTTTTTTCATATTTTTAATTTCCTATTTAATGGTAAAAAGCAAATTATTTTTACCTGCGATCAATCGCCTAAAAACATAAAATCACTAGAAAATCGTTTAAAAACTCGATTTTCACAAGGTTTAAACCTACATTTAACTCCCCCAGAATTAGAGATGCGTGCTGCTATTTTGCTTAAAAAATCACAAAATAAAAGAATTAACATCAACTTAACAGAAGACACTGCTTTATTTATTGCTACTCATATTGCTTCTAATGTTAGAGACCTTGAAGGGGCTCTTCTTAAACTCAAAGCTTTTGTTGATTTTTCAAAAATAAATCATGATTTTATTTCTAAAGAGATTGTCGAAACAGCCTTAGGTGATTTAATCAAACCCCAAATTAAAAACATTGATATTAATGATATACAAAAAGAGGTGGCTAAACATTATGCTTTAACCATCTCTGATTTAAGTTCAAAATCTCGTAAACAACACATGGTACTTGCCAGACAAATGGCAATATTCATTTGCCATGAATTAAGTTCTTTATCACTAAGTAAAATTGGAAAACATTTTGGAAATCGAGATCATTCCACCGTTTTACATGCAATTAAAAAAATCAAAGAAAAACACCTAGAAAACATTGAAATAAAAAATGATTACGAGTTAATAAAATTAAAACTAGCTAACTTATAA